The Alosa alosa isolate M-15738 ecotype Scorff River chromosome 9, AALO_Geno_1.1, whole genome shotgun sequence genome includes a region encoding these proteins:
- the mbd3b gene encoding methyl-CpG-binding domain protein 3b isoform X7 has protein sequence MERKRGEEEEEEQRRERGEAGRLYSLCPTGKKFRSKPQLARYLGNSMDLSSFDFRTGKMLMSKLNKNRQRLRYDNNTQTKGKPDLNTSLPVRQTASIFKQPVTKVTNHPSNKVKTDPQKAIDQPRQLFWEKKLSGLNAFDIAEELVKTMELPKGLQGVGPGCTDKTLLSAIASALHTSTAPITGQLSAAVEKNPGVWLNTSQPLCKAFIVTDEDIRKQEELVYSVRKRLEEALMADMLAHVEEASNEGDVLKEDANGDDDADAV, from the exons TCCAACTGGAAAGAAGTTCCGGAGCAAGCCGCAGTTGGCTCGTTATCTCGGAAACTCAATGGACCTCAGCTCCTTCGATTTCCGCACCGGTAAAATGCTAATGAGCAAACTGAACAAGAACCGGCAGAGACTTCGATATGACAACAACACTCAAACAAAG GGCAAGCCTGATCTCAACACATCACTgccagtcagacagacagcctCCATCTTCAAACAACCTGTCACCAAGGTTACCAACCATCCCAGCAATAAGGTGAAGACAGATCCTCAGAAGGCTATTGACCAGCCTAGACAG CTATTCTGGGAGAAGAAGCTTAGCGGTCTCAATGCATTTGACATAGCGGAGGAGCTTGTAAAGACAATGGAGCTTCCCAAAGGCTTGCAAG GAGTAGGACCCGGATGCACAGATAAGACCCTCCTGTCGGCCATCGCCAGTGCCCTGCACACCAGTACGGCCCCCATCACCGGCCAGCTGTCGGCCGCTGTGGAGAAGAACCCTGGCGTGTGGCTCAACACATCACAGCCCCTCTGCAAAGCCTTCATAGTCACAGACGAGGACATCAG GAAGCAGGAGGAGCTTGTGTACAGTGTGCGGAAGAGACTGGAGGAGGCGCTGATGGCGGATATGTTGGCCCACGTGGAGGAGGCGTCCAACGAAGGAGACGTGCTGAAGGAGGACGCCAACGGAGACGACGACGCAGATGCTGTATAG
- the mbd3b gene encoding methyl-CpG-binding domain protein 3b isoform X8 has product MEKNDPTGKKFRSKPQLARYLGNSMDLSSFDFRTGKMLMSKLNKNRQRLRYDNNTQTKGKPDLNTSLPVRQTASIFKQPVTKVTNHPSNKVKTDPQKAIDQPRQLFWEKKLSGLNAFDIAEELVKTMELPKGLQGVGPGCTDKTLLSAIASALHTSTAPITGQLSAAVEKNPGVWLNTSQPLCKAFIVTDEDIRKQEELVYSVRKRLEEALMADMLAHVEEASNEGDVLKEDANGDDDADAV; this is encoded by the exons TCCAACTGGAAAGAAGTTCCGGAGCAAGCCGCAGTTGGCTCGTTATCTCGGAAACTCAATGGACCTCAGCTCCTTCGATTTCCGCACCGGTAAAATGCTAATGAGCAAACTGAACAAGAACCGGCAGAGACTTCGATATGACAACAACACTCAAACAAAG GGCAAGCCTGATCTCAACACATCACTgccagtcagacagacagcctCCATCTTCAAACAACCTGTCACCAAGGTTACCAACCATCCCAGCAATAAGGTGAAGACAGATCCTCAGAAGGCTATTGACCAGCCTAGACAG CTATTCTGGGAGAAGAAGCTTAGCGGTCTCAATGCATTTGACATAGCGGAGGAGCTTGTAAAGACAATGGAGCTTCCCAAAGGCTTGCAAG GAGTAGGACCCGGATGCACAGATAAGACCCTCCTGTCGGCCATCGCCAGTGCCCTGCACACCAGTACGGCCCCCATCACCGGCCAGCTGTCGGCCGCTGTGGAGAAGAACCCTGGCGTGTGGCTCAACACATCACAGCCCCTCTGCAAAGCCTTCATAGTCACAGACGAGGACATCAG GAAGCAGGAGGAGCTTGTGTACAGTGTGCGGAAGAGACTGGAGGAGGCGCTGATGGCGGATATGTTGGCCCACGTGGAGGAGGCGTCCAACGAAGGAGACGTGCTGAAGGAGGACGCCAACGGAGACGACGACGCAGATGCTGTATAG
- the mbd3b gene encoding methyl-CpG-binding domain protein 3b isoform X6, whose product MEKNEGEEEEEEQRRERGEAGRLYSLCPTGKKFRSKPQLARYLGNSMDLSSFDFRTGKMLMSKLNKNRQRLRYDNNTQTKGKPDLNTSLPVRQTASIFKQPVTKVTNHPSNKVKTDPQKAIDQPRQLFWEKKLSGLNAFDIAEELVKTMELPKGLQGVGPGCTDKTLLSAIASALHTSTAPITGQLSAAVEKNPGVWLNTSQPLCKAFIVTDEDIRKQEELVYSVRKRLEEALMADMLAHVEEASNEGDVLKEDANGDDDADAV is encoded by the exons TCCAACTGGAAAGAAGTTCCGGAGCAAGCCGCAGTTGGCTCGTTATCTCGGAAACTCAATGGACCTCAGCTCCTTCGATTTCCGCACCGGTAAAATGCTAATGAGCAAACTGAACAAGAACCGGCAGAGACTTCGATATGACAACAACACTCAAACAAAG GGCAAGCCTGATCTCAACACATCACTgccagtcagacagacagcctCCATCTTCAAACAACCTGTCACCAAGGTTACCAACCATCCCAGCAATAAGGTGAAGACAGATCCTCAGAAGGCTATTGACCAGCCTAGACAG CTATTCTGGGAGAAGAAGCTTAGCGGTCTCAATGCATTTGACATAGCGGAGGAGCTTGTAAAGACAATGGAGCTTCCCAAAGGCTTGCAAG GAGTAGGACCCGGATGCACAGATAAGACCCTCCTGTCGGCCATCGCCAGTGCCCTGCACACCAGTACGGCCCCCATCACCGGCCAGCTGTCGGCCGCTGTGGAGAAGAACCCTGGCGTGTGGCTCAACACATCACAGCCCCTCTGCAAAGCCTTCATAGTCACAGACGAGGACATCAG GAAGCAGGAGGAGCTTGTGTACAGTGTGCGGAAGAGACTGGAGGAGGCGCTGATGGCGGATATGTTGGCCCACGTGGAGGAGGCGTCCAACGAAGGAGACGTGCTGAAGGAGGACGCCAACGGAGACGACGACGCAGATGCTGTATAG
- the mbd3b gene encoding methyl-CpG-binding domain protein 3b isoform X9: MERKSPTGKKFRSKPQLARYLGNSMDLSSFDFRTGKMLMSKLNKNRQRLRYDNNTQTKGKPDLNTSLPVRQTASIFKQPVTKVTNHPSNKVKTDPQKAIDQPRQLFWEKKLSGLNAFDIAEELVKTMELPKGLQGVGPGCTDKTLLSAIASALHTSTAPITGQLSAAVEKNPGVWLNTSQPLCKAFIVTDEDIRKQEELVYSVRKRLEEALMADMLAHVEEASNEGDVLKEDANGDDDADAV; the protein is encoded by the exons TCCAACTGGAAAGAAGTTCCGGAGCAAGCCGCAGTTGGCTCGTTATCTCGGAAACTCAATGGACCTCAGCTCCTTCGATTTCCGCACCGGTAAAATGCTAATGAGCAAACTGAACAAGAACCGGCAGAGACTTCGATATGACAACAACACTCAAACAAAG GGCAAGCCTGATCTCAACACATCACTgccagtcagacagacagcctCCATCTTCAAACAACCTGTCACCAAGGTTACCAACCATCCCAGCAATAAGGTGAAGACAGATCCTCAGAAGGCTATTGACCAGCCTAGACAG CTATTCTGGGAGAAGAAGCTTAGCGGTCTCAATGCATTTGACATAGCGGAGGAGCTTGTAAAGACAATGGAGCTTCCCAAAGGCTTGCAAG GAGTAGGACCCGGATGCACAGATAAGACCCTCCTGTCGGCCATCGCCAGTGCCCTGCACACCAGTACGGCCCCCATCACCGGCCAGCTGTCGGCCGCTGTGGAGAAGAACCCTGGCGTGTGGCTCAACACATCACAGCCCCTCTGCAAAGCCTTCATAGTCACAGACGAGGACATCAG GAAGCAGGAGGAGCTTGTGTACAGTGTGCGGAAGAGACTGGAGGAGGCGCTGATGGCGGATATGTTGGCCCACGTGGAGGAGGCGTCCAACGAAGGAGACGTGCTGAAGGAGGACGCCAACGGAGACGACGACGCAGATGCTGTATAG